The proteins below come from a single Methyloprofundus sedimenti genomic window:
- the hldE gene encoding bifunctional D-glycero-beta-D-manno-heptose-7-phosphate kinase/D-glycero-beta-D-manno-heptose 1-phosphate adenylyltransferase HldE produces MISEIPGFKGLNILVVGDLMLDYYWSGQTTRVSPEAPVPIVKVAKKEARAGGAGNVALNIASLAANVTLLGIVGDDNEANELQNLLEAKGVTCDFIKSNNVPTTCKLRIVAQHQQLIRLDFEESLIDFDYTELLRHYKAALATADVVIFSDYAKGVLEHIPQLLELANAQGVQSFVDPKGTDFSRYQGATLITPNRSEFQAVVGPCLNNEQIISKGQSLLAQHNIEALLVTLSEHGMALIKKSEAHFLPTHAREVFDVTGAGDTVIASMALGVASGLGLQHAMHLANMAAGIVVGKFGTSTVSSHELNRALHGDKENISGVVSEDELKNEIEFAQKSGEKVVMTNGCFDILHAGHVAYLEQARLLGDRLVVAINSDESVQQLKGPSRPINKLADRMTIIAALGCVDWVIPFFEETPERIYNTFLPDILVKGGDYKPEEVVGAEAVINAGGKVQILDFVDGKSTTTTIERIKNQ; encoded by the coding sequence ATGATTAGTGAAATCCCGGGGTTTAAAGGATTAAATATACTGGTGGTCGGTGATCTGATGCTCGACTATTACTGGTCCGGGCAAACGACACGCGTATCGCCTGAGGCACCAGTACCTATCGTCAAGGTTGCAAAAAAAGAGGCACGCGCGGGTGGCGCAGGAAATGTTGCCTTAAATATTGCCTCATTAGCTGCCAACGTTACGCTATTAGGTATAGTCGGTGATGATAATGAAGCCAATGAACTACAGAATCTATTAGAAGCTAAAGGCGTTACTTGTGATTTCATTAAAAGCAATAATGTGCCAACTACGTGTAAGTTACGCATAGTTGCACAACACCAGCAGCTCATACGCCTGGACTTTGAAGAGTCTTTAATAGATTTTGACTACACAGAGTTGTTGAGACATTATAAGGCAGCATTGGCTACAGCAGATGTCGTTATCTTCTCGGATTATGCCAAGGGCGTTTTAGAGCATATTCCACAATTACTTGAGTTAGCAAATGCACAAGGGGTGCAAAGCTTTGTTGACCCTAAAGGTACAGATTTTTCTCGTTATCAGGGTGCAACCTTAATCACCCCCAATCGATCTGAATTTCAGGCAGTTGTCGGGCCATGCCTGAATAATGAACAAATAATAAGTAAAGGGCAGTCATTACTTGCGCAACATAATATTGAAGCTTTGCTGGTTACTTTAAGCGAACATGGAATGGCTTTAATTAAAAAATCGGAAGCTCATTTCTTACCTACTCATGCGCGTGAAGTCTTCGATGTCACTGGTGCTGGTGATACTGTTATTGCAAGTATGGCATTGGGTGTTGCCTCAGGACTGGGATTACAACATGCCATGCACCTGGCTAATATGGCCGCTGGCATAGTTGTAGGAAAATTTGGCACATCAACCGTTTCCAGCCATGAGCTTAATCGTGCATTACATGGTGATAAGGAAAATATTAGTGGTGTCGTGTCAGAAGATGAACTAAAAAATGAAATCGAGTTTGCACAAAAAAGTGGCGAAAAAGTCGTGATGACCAATGGCTGTTTTGATATTTTACATGCCGGTCATGTCGCCTATCTTGAACAGGCCAGGCTATTAGGTGATCGTCTGGTGGTAGCTATCAATTCTGATGAGTCTGTACAGCAATTAAAAGGGCCTTCCCGCCCGATTAATAAATTAGCAGACCGTATGACCATTATTGCCGCATTAGGTTGTGTGGATTGGGTTATCCCTTTCTTTGAGGAAACTCCTGAACGTATTTATAATACATTTTTACCCGACATACTGGTAAAAGGCGGCGACTATAAACCCGAAGAAGTTGTCGGCGCAGAAGCCGTTATTAACGCAGGTGGTAAAGTACAAATCCTTGATTTTGTTGATGGCAAATCTACCACGACGACAATCGAACGTATTAAAAATCAGTAA
- a CDS encoding D-sedoheptulose-7-phosphate isomerase, with the protein MSTVANDFSDVIQEHLQIINQLTGSKPLITAASKLIISTLVSGHKILLCGNGGSAADCQHFAAELVIRYHKNRRAYPAIALTTDSSILTAHPNDFSFDSLFSRQVEALGAEGDCLIAISTSGNSENIMQASITAKQRNMTVIGLMGGDGGHLKSLVDMPIIIPSKTTARIQEAHMIIYHWWCEMVDEVDHD; encoded by the coding sequence ATGTCGACAGTAGCAAACGATTTTTCTGATGTGATACAAGAACACCTGCAGATTATTAATCAGTTAACTGGCTCTAAGCCTCTGATCACTGCGGCATCCAAGCTGATCATTAGCACTCTGGTATCTGGCCACAAAATTCTGCTCTGCGGCAATGGCGGGAGCGCTGCAGATTGTCAGCATTTTGCTGCCGAGCTGGTTATTCGCTACCATAAAAATCGCCGCGCTTATCCTGCCATTGCCCTGACTACAGATAGTTCAATTCTGACAGCGCACCCCAATGACTTTAGTTTTGATAGTCTTTTTTCTCGCCAGGTTGAAGCACTGGGTGCTGAGGGTGATTGTTTAATTGCAATTTCAACTTCGGGCAATAGTGAAAATATAATGCAGGCGAGTATCACAGCTAAACAAAGAAACATGACGGTTATTGGTTTAATGGGAGGAGATGGAGGTCATTTAAAATCCCTGGTTGATATGCCTATTATCATTCCATCCAAGACCACAGCCCGAATCCAGGAAGCGCACATGATAATTTATCACTGGTGGTGCGAAATGGTAGATGAGGTTGATCATGATTAG
- a CDS encoding glycosyltransferase family 9 protein, translated as MLKILKTQTNHRVIVLVSKINYDLARSIDYIDEVILYSENPLQLIKNIRQQKIDTSISCFIDTRLGTILFLSGIKTRISPATKIAQLFFNQTVKQRRGQVKKTEWQYNIDLLKAFSPDINCQLDRPFLQFNNLTPCSNIKTIAFHPGFGGSSDGNLKLVDYLKLAKSISAIQDIKVVFTFGPDDSESKTYIQSHIDFPAELVDSKMSLVDFCKLIASFNLFVSTSTGPMHLAGALNIKTLSFFGDHLFASSKRWATISDPEKQANFEVPQNYGEEFYQRVENKLISLCS; from the coding sequence ATGTTAAAGATTTTAAAAACGCAGACTAATCATCGGGTGATTGTGCTGGTTTCTAAAATAAATTATGACTTGGCCAGATCAATCGACTATATAGATGAGGTTATTTTATATTCTGAAAACCCTCTACAACTCATAAAAAACATTCGCCAACAAAAAATAGATACCAGTATTTCATGTTTTATTGATACACGGCTGGGGACAATTTTATTTTTGTCAGGCATAAAAACGCGAATATCTCCAGCAACAAAAATAGCACAGCTATTTTTTAATCAGACCGTTAAACAAAGAAGAGGCCAGGTTAAAAAAACGGAATGGCAATATAATATCGACTTACTTAAAGCATTTTCACCAGATATAAATTGCCAGCTAGATAGACCTTTTTTACAGTTTAATAATCTAACACCCTGCTCAAATATAAAAACCATTGCATTCCATCCCGGTTTTGGCGGCAGTAGTGATGGTAATTTAAAACTGGTCGATTACCTAAAGCTTGCAAAATCTATTTCTGCCATACAAGATATCAAGGTGGTTTTTACTTTTGGACCTGACGACAGCGAAAGTAAAACCTATATACAAAGCCATATTGATTTCCCCGCAGAGCTAGTGGATTCAAAAATGTCATTAGTTGATTTCTGCAAATTAATTGCCTCTTTTAATCTGTTTGTGAGCACCTCAACTGGCCCCATGCACCTGGCAGGGGCTTTAAATATTAAAACATTATCATTTTTTGGTGACCACTTGTTCGCCAGTTCTAAACGCTGGGCAACAATCAGTGATCCAGAAAAACAGGCAAATTTTGAAGTACCTCAAAATTATGGGGAAGAATTTTATCAACGCGTAGAAAACAAACTAATTTCTCTCTGTAGTTAA
- a CDS encoding glycosyltransferase family 2 protein → MHNTKIQHISCVIIAKNAASTLTNTLDSLACFDEVVLYNNNSTDSTQDIAISYPNVKLIQGEFIGFGPSKNKAAGFSKNDWIISLDADEILSDDFIQNLQQTKLNELCIYTILRENYYQSAKIKYCWGKDIIPRLYNRNKTAFTDKNVHEAIIEDGFHIKHIKGAIKHYPYGTISDFIIKLDRYSTLYAEDNAGKKSTSPLKAIINAHFAFFKTYVLKLGFLDGYPGLIIAFSHMATTFYKHMKLYAMNKSLKQ, encoded by the coding sequence ATGCATAATACAAAAATACAGCATATTTCCTGTGTAATCATTGCTAAAAATGCTGCAAGCACCCTGACAAATACTCTAGATTCTTTAGCTTGCTTTGATGAGGTTGTTTTATACAATAATAACTCTACAGATAGCACCCAAGACATCGCCATAAGCTATCCCAATGTTAAGCTGATTCAGGGTGAGTTTATCGGCTTTGGTCCCAGCAAAAACAAAGCGGCAGGTTTTTCAAAAAATGACTGGATAATATCATTAGATGCAGATGAAATATTGTCTGATGATTTTATACAAAATTTGCAGCAGACCAAGCTAAATGAGCTGTGTATTTATACGATTTTACGAGAAAACTATTATCAATCGGCAAAAATAAAATATTGCTGGGGAAAGGATATTATTCCCAGACTATATAACAGGAATAAAACTGCTTTTACTGATAAAAATGTACACGAAGCTATTATTGAAGATGGTTTTCATATTAAGCATATTAAGGGTGCAATAAAACATTACCCTTATGGCACCATTTCTGACTTTATTATCAAGCTGGATCGATACTCAACATTGTATGCAGAGGACAATGCCGGCAAAAAATCAACCTCGCCTTTAAAAGCTATTATCAATGCGCACTTTGCATTTTTTAAAACCTATGTTTTAAAATTAGGCTTTTTGGATGGCTATCCAGGTCTCATTATCGCTTTTTCGCATATGGCCACGACTTTTTATAAACATATGAAACTCTATGCAATGAATAAAAGTCTGAAGCAATGA
- the ilvA gene encoding threonine ammonia-lyase, biosynthetic, which translates to MTQKYIEKILRAKVYDVAEETPLDYAPFLAKRFNNQIYLKREDLQPVFSFKLRGAYNKIVFLSEQEKQLGVIAASAGNHAQGVALSATKLGIKSLIVMPKTTPEIKVNSVRAWGAKVILHGDSFDDAYAHAKDIAKQKNMTFVHPYDDPDVIAGQGTVAMEILRQKTDMIDVIFVPVGGGGLISGIAVYAKFVRPDIKIIGVEPNDSDCLNQALKANRRVTLKQVGLFADGVAVKQIGKEPFRLARNLVDEVITVNTDEICAAIKDIFDDTRSVAEPAGALAVAGLKKYVEREQITGQTLIAIESGANINFDRLRYVAERTQVGEHREILLAVNIPEQPGSFLAFCKLLGKRSITEFNYRYFDSGRAQIFAGISSSGNEMDKTEIISELQDKGFSVTDMTQNELAKEHIRYMVGGHAPNELNEVIYSLQFPERPGALLRFLTSLGSQWNISLFHYRNHGAAFGKVLIGVQITQSEQPALQLCFDALGFLYTEETKNPAYQLFTGGRG; encoded by the coding sequence ATGACCCAAAAATACATAGAAAAAATATTAAGAGCCAAAGTTTATGATGTTGCGGAGGAAACCCCGCTTGATTATGCGCCTTTCCTGGCAAAACGTTTTAACAATCAAATTTATTTAAAGCGTGAAGATCTGCAGCCTGTTTTTTCTTTTAAATTGCGAGGTGCATATAACAAAATTGTATTTCTCAGTGAACAGGAAAAGCAGCTTGGTGTCATTGCAGCTTCTGCTGGCAACCATGCACAAGGCGTCGCATTGTCGGCCACCAAGCTAGGTATAAAATCTTTAATAGTCATGCCTAAAACGACTCCCGAAATCAAAGTTAATTCGGTGCGCGCCTGGGGTGCAAAAGTGATTCTGCATGGTGATTCATTTGATGATGCTTATGCGCATGCCAAAGACATAGCGAAACAAAAAAATATGACCTTCGTGCACCCCTATGATGATCCTGATGTGATCGCAGGTCAGGGTACAGTCGCAATGGAAATACTGCGTCAGAAAACCGATATGATAGACGTGATTTTTGTACCTGTAGGCGGTGGTGGCTTAATTTCCGGAATAGCCGTTTATGCAAAATTTGTTCGTCCTGATATTAAAATTATCGGTGTCGAACCGAATGATTCTGATTGTTTAAATCAGGCATTAAAAGCTAACAGGCGGGTGACATTAAAGCAAGTTGGCTTGTTTGCCGATGGTGTGGCTGTAAAACAAATAGGTAAAGAACCTTTTCGACTGGCAAGGAATTTGGTAGACGAAGTTATTACTGTAAATACGGATGAAATCTGTGCCGCAATAAAGGATATTTTCGATGATACCCGGTCTGTTGCAGAGCCAGCTGGAGCGCTCGCTGTTGCAGGACTAAAAAAATATGTGGAAAGAGAGCAAATTACTGGTCAGACCTTAATAGCAATAGAGAGTGGCGCAAATATTAACTTTGACCGTTTACGCTATGTTGCCGAACGAACTCAGGTGGGTGAACACAGGGAAATACTCCTGGCGGTTAACATTCCTGAACAGCCGGGAAGTTTTCTGGCTTTTTGTAAATTATTAGGTAAGCGCAGTATCACCGAATTTAATTACCGCTATTTTGATTCGGGGCGCGCGCAAATATTTGCCGGTATTTCAAGTAGCGGGAATGAAATGGATAAAACTGAAATAATCAGCGAATTACAGGATAAAGGTTTTTCCGTTACCGATATGACTCAGAATGAACTGGCAAAAGAGCATATTCGATATATGGTTGGAGGGCATGCGCCTAATGAATTAAATGAAGTGATTTATAGTTTGCAGTTTCCCGAACGGCCGGGTGCTTTACTACGCTTTTTAACCTCATTGGGCAGTCAATGGAATATTAGTCTATTTCATTATCGTAATCATGGTGCTGCATTTGGTAAAGTATTGATTGGTGTCCAAATTACACAGTCCGAACAGCCTGCTTTGCAATTATGCTTTGATGCTCTGGGTTTTCTTTATACAGAGGAAACTAAAAATCCAGCTTATCAATTATTTACTGGCGGGCGAGGCTAG
- a CDS encoding MBL fold metallo-hydrolase, whose amino-acid sequence MKQLHRKDLFGWSEFNQERNLDFHSVLWVREQGNVLIDPLALSDHDFKHLQALGGANIIVITNSDHCRDAKNIATRTGAKIFGPAGEQENFPVSCDRWITDNEEIVPGLIAYQLEGSKTPGELALILENSTLITGDLIRSHVAGELCLLPNAKLTDRALAQQSVTRLASLSAIDTVLTGDGWPVFKHAGSALKHLLED is encoded by the coding sequence ATGAAACAACTACATAGAAAAGACTTATTTGGCTGGTCAGAATTTAATCAAGAACGAAATCTGGATTTTCACAGTGTACTCTGGGTTCGTGAACAAGGGAATGTGTTAATTGATCCCTTAGCCCTGTCAGACCATGATTTTAAACATCTACAGGCATTAGGCGGTGCCAATATTATCGTCATTACCAATAGTGATCATTGCCGTGATGCAAAAAATATAGCGACACGTACCGGGGCGAAAATTTTCGGCCCAGCGGGGGAACAAGAAAATTTTCCTGTCAGTTGTGACCGCTGGATTACTGATAATGAAGAAATAGTTCCAGGACTTATTGCTTATCAGCTTGAAGGTTCAAAAACTCCGGGAGAGCTCGCTTTAATACTAGAAAACAGCACACTTATCACTGGAGACTTAATCCGTTCTCATGTGGCCGGTGAATTATGCCTACTACCTAATGCAAAATTAACAGACCGGGCTCTAGCGCAACAATCCGTAACACGACTTGCCAGTCTATCAGCTATTGATACGGTTTTAACGGGTGATGGCTGGCCTGTTTTTAAACATGCGGGCTCCGCACTAAAACACTTGCTTGAAGATTAA
- a CDS encoding TPR end-of-group domain-containing protein has translation MSRLIILFLTALVPLLAMSQPAEIKDARQKQVEALKNPLYSPFIERYMLDELKQLRTDMAAQKNELLQQVIDRELTSVDRGVTYATNAITYFFYLIAGTTSILLLIGWTSIKDMKERVQSLADEKISELVNEYEQRLAIIEQQLNQKTQHIEKNREEIELTREMQSLWLRAGQDTNPANKVAIYDHILKLNVDDCEALTYKADAVLELGEPQWAANLCHQALKIDPDNGHAFYQLACAYTVMGHLEDAVRFLSEAFVRTESYRDEIAKDPVLLPLKDFAPFKELLRSAK, from the coding sequence ATGTCTCGCCTCATAATATTATTTTTAACGGCATTGGTGCCATTACTCGCCATGAGTCAGCCCGCTGAAATAAAAGATGCCAGGCAAAAGCAGGTGGAGGCACTGAAAAATCCCTTGTATAGCCCTTTTATCGAACGTTACATGCTGGATGAGTTAAAACAATTACGGACCGATATGGCCGCGCAAAAAAATGAGCTGCTCCAGCAAGTTATAGATCGGGAGTTAACCTCGGTAGATAGAGGCGTGACTTATGCGACTAATGCGATCACTTATTTTTTCTATTTGATTGCTGGCACTACTTCTATTTTATTATTGATAGGCTGGACGTCTATCAAGGATATGAAAGAACGCGTTCAATCATTGGCTGATGAAAAAATCTCGGAACTTGTCAATGAATATGAACAGCGTTTAGCCATTATTGAGCAGCAACTCAACCAAAAGACCCAACATATTGAAAAAAACCGCGAAGAGATAGAGTTGACCCGGGAAATGCAATCGCTTTGGCTACGTGCCGGTCAGGATACCAACCCAGCCAACAAAGTCGCTATTTATGATCATATACTAAAGCTAAATGTGGATGATTGTGAGGCATTAACTTACAAAGCCGATGCCGTACTTGAGCTAGGCGAACCTCAGTGGGCGGCTAATTTATGTCATCAGGCATTGAAGATTGACCCTGATAATGGCCATGCTTTCTATCAGCTTGCCTGCGCTTACACGGTAATGGGGCATCTCGAAGATGCTGTTCGCTTTTTATCCGAGGCGTTTGTCAGGACTGAATCCTATCGCGATGAAATTGCCAAGGACCCTGTATTACTGCCGTTAAAGGATTTCGCACCCTTTAAAGAACTATTGCGTAGCGCAAAATGA
- a CDS encoding aspartate kinase: MSNLNEEKPKNTEMNFHSVEKIGGTSMSNYAAVRDNIILKPTQSNKPYQRIFVVSAYAGITNDLLEHKKTGQPGVFSLFANNDDDQGWRQALQTLKISMQAINTSLFEDGELLEQANAFISERLDDAESSLTDLHSLCQHGHFALDSHLETVREMLASIGEAHSAWNMTQLLKCEGINTCFIDLTGWKSTRHLPLDDRIQLAFNGLDLNTQLPIVTGYAHSADGLMSSFDRGYSEMIFSRIAVLTQAQEAVIHKEFHLSSADPRIVSEANAVPIGRTNYDVADQLAKLGMEAIHPKAAKGLRRNNIPLRVKNTFEPDHSGTLITGDYISDVPCVEIIAGCKGAYALEIFDQDLAGNIDRYDHEILTAIHRFKANIIAKDINANSITHYLSTNLKTIKRIRRVLEETFPESEIDQQKIAIVSAIGSDMQIPGILAKTVGGLASQNISVLAMHQSMRQVNMQFIIKVDDYERAIKSLHSCLIEVHNHGRAICLAS, translated from the coding sequence ATGAGCAACCTGAACGAAGAGAAGCCAAAGAATACTGAAATGAATTTTCATAGTGTAGAAAAAATTGGCGGCACGTCAATGAGTAATTATGCTGCAGTGCGCGACAACATTATTTTAAAGCCCACACAAAGCAATAAGCCTTATCAACGAATCTTTGTTGTTTCTGCTTATGCCGGTATCACTAATGATTTGCTAGAGCATAAAAAAACAGGGCAGCCTGGCGTTTTTTCCTTATTTGCCAACAATGACGACGACCAAGGCTGGCGGCAAGCGCTGCAGACTTTAAAGATAAGTATGCAAGCCATTAATACCTCACTCTTTGAAGACGGGGAATTACTGGAGCAAGCCAATGCCTTTATCAGTGAGCGACTGGATGACGCCGAGAGCAGCTTAACGGACCTGCACAGCCTCTGTCAGCATGGCCATTTTGCCTTAGACTCGCATTTGGAGACGGTTAGGGAAATGCTAGCCAGTATCGGCGAAGCTCATAGCGCCTGGAATATGACACAGTTACTAAAATGCGAAGGAATTAACACTTGCTTTATTGATTTAACCGGTTGGAAATCCACTCGGCACTTGCCCTTAGATGATCGTATTCAGTTGGCATTTAACGGGCTTGATCTGAATACACAATTGCCAATCGTCACCGGCTATGCCCACAGTGCGGATGGCTTGATGTCCAGTTTCGACAGGGGCTACAGTGAAATGATATTCAGCCGGATTGCAGTATTAACCCAAGCTCAGGAAGCGGTCATCCATAAAGAGTTTCATCTGAGTAGTGCCGACCCTCGGATCGTTAGTGAAGCTAACGCCGTCCCCATTGGCCGTACTAATTATGACGTCGCAGACCAGTTAGCTAAACTCGGAATGGAGGCGATACATCCTAAAGCTGCCAAGGGTTTGCGCCGGAACAATATTCCCTTACGCGTAAAAAATACCTTTGAACCTGATCACAGCGGCACATTGATTACCGGTGACTATATCAGCGATGTTCCGTGCGTGGAAATTATCGCAGGTTGCAAAGGCGCCTATGCGCTGGAGATTTTCGACCAGGACTTAGCGGGCAATATCGATCGGTATGATCACGAAATCCTGACAGCGATACACCGCTTCAAAGCCAATATCATTGCCAAGGACATTAATGCCAACAGCATTACCCATTATCTGTCTACGAACCTGAAAACGATAAAAAGAATTCGGCGGGTGCTCGAAGAGACATTTCCCGAATCGGAAATAGACCAGCAGAAAATAGCCATCGTTTCAGCAATCGGCAGCGACATGCAGATACCCGGTATTCTGGCAAAAACGGTGGGCGGCTTAGCCAGCCAGAATATCAGTGTATTGGCTATGCACCAATCCATGCGGCAAGTCAATATGCAGTTTATTATCAAGGTTGATGATTATGAAAGAGCAATTAAAAGCCTGCATAGTTGCTTGATTGAAGTACACAATCATGGTCGCGCAATATGTCTCGCCTCATAA
- a CDS encoding sodium/proline symporter has protein sequence MIISFLCFMALFVAIGVSSFFKSQDTKKDYYLASGSISPGLVGLSAVATNNSGYMFIGIIGYTYATGLASIWLMLGWIAGDFLASTFVHSRLRVATEATGEVSYAGILSHWHGEKYKVLQRAIALISLFFLLAYASAQLVAGSKALHVLFDWPLWAGAVLGSIMVVLYCFAGGIRASIWTDAAQSVVMIFSMSLLLVTAISSLGGLSNALDQMSAIEGFMDWFPKDLALPGLAGGILFSISWMFAGLSVIGQPHVMVRFMALNDASKMRQARLWYYSWYFIFYSMATGIGLLSRIYLVDTGKFDAELALPTMALQLLSPAFVGLILAGIFAATMSTADSLILSCSAALTHDLLPHKIENTRLLKGATVAITMAALVWALLNSQSVFSLVIMAWSGLASAFAPLLIVLCLGKKPSQNRSLCAMFTGLGVALLWRYLGWHAVIYEGMIGIIAGLSVFYIPVIFKKEGILMQLKIQVMNLVSTK, from the coding sequence GTGATTATCAGTTTTTTATGTTTTATGGCGCTATTTGTTGCTATCGGCGTTAGCTCTTTTTTTAAAAGCCAAGACACCAAGAAAGATTATTATCTGGCCAGCGGTTCTATTTCGCCCGGCTTAGTGGGTCTATCAGCAGTGGCAACCAATAATAGCGGCTATATGTTTATAGGCATTATTGGTTACACTTATGCTACGGGACTTGCTTCAATATGGTTAATGCTGGGTTGGATTGCAGGCGATTTTCTGGCTTCTACTTTTGTGCATTCACGCTTGCGTGTTGCAACAGAAGCGACCGGTGAAGTGAGTTATGCAGGCATATTAAGTCATTGGCACGGCGAGAAATATAAAGTATTACAGCGAGCGATTGCCCTTATTTCACTGTTTTTTTTATTGGCTTATGCCAGTGCGCAATTAGTTGCAGGCAGTAAAGCACTGCATGTCCTATTTGACTGGCCTCTTTGGGCAGGTGCCGTATTAGGTAGCATTATGGTGGTGCTGTATTGTTTTGCCGGAGGCATTCGCGCGTCGATCTGGACGGATGCAGCGCAATCTGTGGTTATGATATTTTCCATGAGCTTATTATTGGTAACAGCAATTAGCTCACTAGGTGGTCTTTCTAATGCGCTCGACCAGATGAGTGCTATTGAAGGCTTTATGGATTGGTTCCCAAAAGATTTAGCACTGCCAGGATTGGCCGGTGGTATTTTATTTTCTATTAGCTGGATGTTTGCAGGTTTATCGGTCATAGGTCAACCTCATGTTATGGTGCGTTTTATGGCATTAAACGATGCTAGCAAAATGCGCCAAGCGAGATTATGGTATTACAGCTGGTATTTTATTTTTTATAGTATGGCGACGGGGATAGGCTTATTATCGCGTATCTATTTGGTAGATACGGGGAAATTCGATGCTGAATTGGCACTCCCTACAATGGCTCTGCAATTATTATCACCCGCTTTTGTCGGCTTAATTCTCGCAGGAATTTTTGCTGCCACCATGTCCACAGCTGACTCGCTAATATTAAGCTGCTCAGCTGCACTCACCCATGATTTATTGCCGCATAAAATTGAAAATACTCGCTTACTTAAAGGGGCTACGGTTGCGATTACCATGGCTGCTTTAGTGTGGGCATTACTTAATAGTCAGAGTGTTTTCAGTTTAGTTATTATGGCCTGGTCTGGTTTAGCCAGTGCTTTTGCGCCGTTGTTGATTGTTTTGTGTCTGGGCAAAAAACCAAGTCAAAACAGAAGTCTATGCGCAATGTTTACAGGCTTAGGTGTTGCGCTTTTATGGCGATATTTAGGCTGGCATGCTGTTATATATGAGGGAATGATCGGTATTATTGCAGGCTTATCGGTATTTTATATACCCGTAATTTTTAAGAAAGAGGGCATTTTAATGCAATTAAAAATACAGGTTATGAATCTTGTAAGTACAAAGTGA
- a CDS encoding ectoine synthase, with the protein MIVRQLQEAEKTTRRVVSPDGNWESTRMLLKDDNMGFSFHITTIYAGADFQMHYQNHLESVYCISGEGEVETRVDHKKHPITPGTLYILDQHDQHTLRAFTEMKMACVFNPPLNGKEVHNAEGAYELS; encoded by the coding sequence ATGATTGTTAGACAACTCCAAGAAGCGGAAAAAACAACGCGTCGCGTTGTATCACCTGATGGTAATTGGGAAAGTACTCGCATGTTATTAAAAGATGACAATATGGGATTCTCTTTCCATATTACAACCATTTATGCTGGGGCAGACTTTCAGATGCACTATCAAAATCATTTGGAATCGGTGTATTGCATTTCAGGGGAAGGCGAAGTTGAAACGCGAGTGGATCATAAAAAGCATCCGATTACACCCGGTACACTTTATATTTTAGATCAACATGATCAACATACGCTACGCGCCTTTACAGAGATGAAAATGGCCTGCGTCTTCAACCCTCCGCTTAACGGCAAGGAAGTACATAATGCAGAGGGTGCTTACGAGTTAAGCTGA